A part of Desulfovibrio sp. JC010 genomic DNA contains:
- a CDS encoding PAS domain-containing hybrid sensor histidine kinase/response regulator, giving the protein MLRSIFFALLIFLPGCSDIFAEGWLSGTLTELGAGNLDRILVIGAGVIITVLLVFIGFLYLNIDKRKRVEMELQRERDLMGSIMETSPMGILVMDNDGRIIFANDQAARVHGVARGDIIGKQHNDPVWKITAHDGSPFPDERLAFNRVMKIRNAVLDIRHAIHWLDGRKVLLSINASPIFSDDGSIKKVVATVEDITTRKKVEEALKESAYRFRSLVKTAESVIILLSPDKKILEFNRMAEHLFGRTRHEVLGRDYYELFVPERLWTDHNRQFSTVLSGNPLRLLENYVIARGGEERMMQWSLSRLLDAKGGALGVLAVGQDITERKRSEVELCEARDAAEEASRAKSEFLANMSHEIRTPISAIIGMSEMTLSTDLTEEQQGYLVTVKKAAESLLHIINDILDISKIEARKMELRPDDFNLFDMLEKQLSVLKVQAEEKGIELRANVNDDVSRCYHGDEYRLGQIIINLVGNAIKFTEKGYVEVSVDHVGSFEEGAILEFRVKDTGIGISDDKAEKLFESFVQLNAGYSKRHPGSGLGLAISRQLVEMMGGQITFSSREGWGTEFKFTVRLKSSVGECVESPVTIFETSGSDKTVPARILLAEDNATNQLYIAHFLTEQGFEVETAENGIEALELLEQSGPFDAILMDVQMPEMDGLETTRRIREQGNDIPIIALTAYAMEGDREKFLSNGMDAYSSKPVKIDELVQIIGKLVPHKA; this is encoded by the coding sequence ATGCTGCGCTCAATATTCTTTGCACTGCTGATTTTCCTGCCCGGCTGTTCGGACATATTCGCCGAAGGCTGGCTTTCCGGCACGCTTACGGAGCTGGGGGCCGGTAATCTGGACAGGATACTTGTTATCGGTGCGGGTGTGATTATCACTGTGCTGCTGGTCTTCATCGGCTTTCTTTATTTGAACATCGACAAAAGAAAGCGGGTTGAGATGGAGCTGCAGCGTGAGCGTGATCTCATGGGCAGTATTATGGAAACCAGCCCCATGGGCATTCTGGTCATGGATAATGACGGCCGGATTATTTTTGCCAATGATCAGGCTGCACGGGTGCACGGTGTGGCCCGTGGGGATATCATCGGCAAGCAGCACAATGATCCGGTCTGGAAAATTACCGCCCATGACGGCTCCCCTTTTCCGGATGAGCGGCTGGCCTTTAACCGGGTCATGAAAATCCGCAATGCGGTGCTTGATATCCGGCATGCCATCCACTGGCTGGACGGCCGCAAGGTGCTTCTTTCCATCAACGCCTCTCCCATTTTTTCCGATGACGGCAGCATCAAGAAAGTCGTGGCCACAGTGGAGGACATCACCACCAGAAAGAAGGTGGAAGAAGCCCTCAAGGAAAGTGCCTACCGCTTCCGTTCACTGGTCAAGACCGCTGAAAGCGTGATCATACTTCTGTCCCCGGATAAAAAAATTCTTGAATTCAACCGCATGGCCGAACACCTGTTCGGCAGGACCCGTCATGAGGTGCTTGGACGGGATTATTATGAACTTTTTGTCCCGGAGCGGCTCTGGACGGACCACAACCGTCAGTTTTCCACTGTCCTTTCCGGGAATCCCCTGCGACTGCTGGAAAATTACGTCATAGCAAGGGGCGGGGAAGAGCGTATGATGCAATGGTCACTTTCCCGGTTGCTGGATGCCAAGGGCGGGGCACTGGGGGTGCTTGCCGTGGGGCAGGATATCACCGAACGCAAGCGCAGTGAGGTTGAGCTTTGCGAGGCCCGTGACGCCGCTGAAGAAGCAAGCCGGGCCAAGAGTGAATTCCTCGCCAACATGAGCCATGAAATCCGTACTCCCATCAGTGCCATCATCGGCATGAGCGAGATGACCCTGAGTACCGATCTTACCGAAGAACAGCAGGGCTATCTGGTTACGGTCAAGAAGGCGGCGGAATCCCTGCTCCACATCATCAACGATATCCTTGATATTTCCAAGATCGAAGCCCGTAAGATGGAGCTTCGGCCTGATGATTTCAATCTTTTTGACATGCTGGAAAAGCAGCTCTCAGTGCTTAAGGTGCAGGCGGAGGAAAAAGGCATAGAACTGCGGGCCAACGTGAATGACGATGTTTCCCGCTGCTACCACGGAGATGAATACAGGCTGGGCCAGATCATCATCAACCTTGTGGGTAATGCCATCAAATTCACTGAAAAGGGCTATGTCGAAGTTTCAGTTGATCATGTGGGCAGCTTTGAAGAGGGAGCCATTCTCGAATTCCGGGTCAAGGATACCGGGATAGGTATTTCCGATGATAAGGCTGAGAAGCTTTTTGAAAGTTTTGTGCAGCTTAATGCCGGATACTCCAAGCGTCACCCCGGAAGCGGACTGGGGCTTGCTATTTCGCGCCAGCTGGTGGAGATGATGGGCGGCCAGATCACTTTCAGCAGCCGGGAGGGCTGGGGTACGGAATTCAAGTTCACGGTCAGGCTCAAGTCCAGCGTGGGTGAGTGCGTGGAAAGCCCGGTTACAATTTTTGAAACATCAGGATCGGACAAGACTGTTCCGGCCCGTATCCTGCTGGCCGAAGACAATGCCACCAATCAGCTGTACATTGCCCATTTTCTGACCGAGCAGGGCTTTGAGGTCGAGACTGCTGAGAACGGGATTGAGGCTTTGGAACTGCTGGAGCAGAGCGGACCTTTTGATGCCATCCTCATGGATGTGCAGATGCCT